The following proteins are co-located in the Cupriavidus pauculus genome:
- the rbfA gene encoding 30S ribosome-binding factor RbfA, with translation MAKKGNISSRNLRLSDQIQKELAGMIQREIRDPRLGLVTLQSVALTPDYAHAKVYFTVLGAEPEVAAAILKEKAGYLHSLLFKRLHIHTVPTLHFHHDTSVEHAIEMSKLINEANSTRAKDDE, from the coding sequence ATGGCCAAGAAAGGCAATATCTCTTCCCGTAACCTGCGCCTGTCTGACCAGATCCAGAAGGAACTGGCCGGCATGATCCAGCGCGAGATCCGCGATCCGCGGCTGGGGCTGGTGACGCTGCAGTCGGTGGCGCTGACGCCCGACTACGCGCACGCCAAGGTCTACTTCACGGTGCTGGGCGCCGAGCCCGAGGTGGCGGCCGCCATCCTCAAGGAAAAGGCCGGCTACCTGCACTCGCTGCTGTTCAAGCGGCTGCACATCCATACCGTGCCGACGCTGCATTTCCACCACGACACGTCGGTGGAGCATGCCATCGAGATGTCGAAGCTGATCAACGAAGCGAATTCGACGCGCGCCAAGGACGACGAGTAA
- the truB gene encoding tRNA pseudouridine(55) synthase TruB → MTDSQANRPPRLPRRDVHGVLLLDKPLRLSSNDALVRAKRLLRANKAGHTGTLDPLATGLLPLCFGEATKFSQDLLDADKTYEAQVRLGATTTTGDAEGEIVAERPVTCDRAALDAAVARFTGEIEQVPPMYSALKKDGRPLYEYARAGQTVERAARRVTIHAITLLDVDLANLRFTMRVTCSKGTYIRTLAEDIGEALGCGAHLTALRRTGVGDLTLDGAVTLEQIDVQPDEARPALLAPVDALLQRCPPVHLDAAATARFLQGQRIARRDLPEAEVPEDGTLARVYAEGKLLGVARMREGALRPERLVKI, encoded by the coding sequence ATGACCGATTCCCAAGCCAACCGTCCGCCCCGGCTGCCGCGCCGGGACGTGCATGGGGTGCTGCTGCTGGACAAGCCGCTGCGCCTGTCGTCCAACGACGCGCTGGTGCGCGCCAAGCGCCTGCTGCGCGCCAACAAGGCGGGGCACACCGGCACGCTCGATCCGCTGGCCACGGGCCTGCTGCCGCTCTGCTTTGGCGAGGCGACGAAGTTCTCGCAGGACCTGCTCGACGCCGACAAGACCTACGAAGCCCAGGTGCGCCTGGGCGCCACCACGACCACCGGCGACGCCGAGGGCGAGATCGTGGCCGAGCGTCCGGTGACCTGCGACCGCGCGGCCCTGGACGCCGCCGTGGCGCGCTTTACCGGCGAGATCGAACAGGTGCCGCCGATGTACTCGGCGCTGAAGAAGGACGGCCGGCCGCTCTACGAGTACGCGCGCGCCGGCCAGACCGTCGAACGCGCCGCGCGGCGGGTGACGATCCATGCGATCACGCTGCTCGACGTCGATCTGGCGAATTTACGATTCACGATGCGCGTGACATGCAGCAAGGGCACGTATATCCGGACGCTGGCCGAGGACATCGGCGAGGCGCTGGGCTGCGGCGCGCACTTGACGGCGCTGCGCCGGACCGGCGTGGGCGACCTGACGCTCGACGGCGCCGTGACGCTGGAGCAGATCGACGTCCAGCCCGACGAGGCCCGGCCCGCGCTGCTGGCGCCCGTGGACGCGCTGCTGCAACGCTGCCCGCCCGTGCACCTGGACGCCGCCGCGACGGCGCGCTTCCTGCAAGGCCAGCGCATCGCGCGCCGCGACCTGCCGGAGGCTGAAGTGCCCGAAGACGGCACGCTGGCGCGCGTCTATGCGGAAGGCAAGCTGCTGGGCGTGGCGCGCATGCGCGAGGGAGCCCTGCGGCCCGAACGACTGGTGAAGATCTGA